From one Streptomyces sp. CA-210063 genomic stretch:
- a CDS encoding DUF2637 domain-containing protein — MHRVLIGVVVFGAVIIAGIGFAGSYAAVRELALQKGFGNFSYVFPIGIDAGICVLLALDLLLTWIRIPFPLLRQTAWLLTAATIAFNGAAAWPDPLGVGMHSVIPILFVVAVEAARHAVGRIADITADKHMEGVRLTRWILSPLPTFLLWRRMKLWELRSYEQVIKLEQERLVYQARLRSRFGRAWRRKAPVESLMPLRLARYGVPLAETAPAGLAAAGIEPALLPPAPQVEVDIAAGNRAAGAAPVPQRAAPPSEQRPQLESTPTQQQPEYTEYQEQGYAEQEPPADESPWLHARHPQEVPYQGGYNPSYEPEEQYEGWYEEQAPEEYQQFEPDPRDPRYQQQQFEAPEPQPREPSPEETGSFPIPAGPGRTRELGEGGGTPDPAAPDEESYYQVFKKSINGSYPTPREFIDNVEAEFRVTLPAEESKRMVNRFTNRHTAELEEDHIA; from the coding sequence ATGCACCGCGTTCTCATCGGCGTGGTCGTGTTCGGCGCCGTCATCATCGCCGGGATCGGCTTCGCGGGTTCGTACGCGGCCGTACGGGAGCTGGCCCTCCAGAAGGGCTTCGGGAACTTCTCGTACGTCTTCCCGATCGGCATCGACGCGGGCATCTGCGTCCTGCTGGCCCTGGACCTGCTCCTCACCTGGATCAGGATCCCCTTCCCGCTGCTGCGTCAGACGGCGTGGCTGCTGACGGCGGCGACGATCGCGTTCAACGGCGCGGCGGCCTGGCCGGACCCACTGGGCGTCGGCATGCACTCGGTGATCCCGATCCTGTTCGTCGTCGCGGTCGAGGCGGCCCGGCACGCGGTCGGCCGCATCGCCGACATCACCGCCGACAAGCACATGGAGGGCGTCCGCCTCACCCGCTGGATCCTCTCCCCCCTCCCCACGTTCCTCCTCTGGCGCCGTATGAAGCTCTGGGAGCTCCGCTCCTACGAACAGGTCATCAAGCTGGAGCAGGAACGTCTCGTCTACCAGGCCCGCCTCCGCTCCCGCTTCGGCCGAGCCTGGCGCCGCAAGGCCCCGGTGGAGTCCCTGATGCCGCTCCGCCTGGCCCGCTACGGCGTCCCACTGGCGGAAACGGCCCCGGCGGGCCTGGCAGCAGCAGGAATCGAACCAGCGCTACTGCCGCCGGCGCCGCAGGTCGAGGTCGACATAGCTGCGGGCAATCGTGCCGCTGGGGCGGCACCCGTCCCACAGAGAGCGGCACCTCCCAGCGAGCAGCGCCCCCAGTTGGAGAGCACCCCCACCCAGCAACAGCCGGAATACACCGAGTACCAGGAACAGGGCTACGCCGAGCAGGAACCCCCGGCGGACGAAAGCCCCTGGCTACACGCCCGCCACCCCCAAGAGGTCCCCTACCAGGGCGGCTACAACCCCTCGTACGAGCCGGAGGAACAGTACGAGGGGTGGTACGAGGAGCAGGCCCCGGAGGAGTACCAGCAGTTCGAGCCGGACCCGCGGGACCCCCGGTACCAGCAACAACAGTTCGAGGCCCCCGAGCCCCAGCCGAGGGAACCCTCTCCGGAGGAGACCGGCAGCTTCCCCATCCCCGCCGGCCCCGGCCGCACCCGCGAGCTGGGCGAAGGCGGCGGCACCCCGGACCCCGCCGCCCCGGACGAGGAGTCGTACTACCAGGTCTTCAAGAAGTCGATAAACGGCAGCTACCCGACGCCACGCGAGTTCATCGACAACGTGGAGGCCGAGTTCCGCGTCACCCTCCCCGCGGAGGAGTCGAAGCGCATGGTCAACCGCTTCACCAACCGCCACACGGCGGAGCTGGAAGAGGACCACATCGCGTAG
- the lysS gene encoding lysine--tRNA ligase translates to MPIVAQSTETTDWVSRFADEVIEESERRAPGKATSPATAPVVVVASGLSPSGPIHLGNLREVMTPHLVADEIRRRGHQVRHLISWDDYDRYRKVPNGVDGVDASWAEHIGKPLTSVPAPKGSAHANWAEHFKAAMIDALAELGVEFDGISQTAQYTSGAYREQILHAMKHRGDIDAILDQYRTKKAPAKKQQKPLDEAEIEAAEGSGAAAEDDGSSGSAGYFPYKPYCGRCEKDLTTVTAYDDDTTELTYTCTACGFSETVALNEFNRGKLVWKVDWPMRWAYEGVVFEPSGVDHSSPGSSFQVGGQIVGIFGGKQPIGPMYAFVGISGMAKMSSSKGGVPTPADALKIMEPQILRWLYARRRPNQSFKIAFDQEIQRLYDEWDKLDAKVAEGAALPGDVAAHSRAVRTAAGELPRTPRPMPYRTLASVADITAGAEDQTLRILSELDPADPLSGLDEVRPRLDKAEAWINTQVPAEQRTIVRDEADAELLKSLDEQSQQSLRLLLDGLAEHWSLDGLTHLVYGVPKVQAGFPADATPKELPAEIKTAQRSFFALLYHLLVGRDTGPRLPTLLLAVGQERVRALLGE, encoded by the coding sequence GTGCCGATCGTGGCTCAGAGCACCGAGACCACCGACTGGGTCTCCCGTTTCGCGGATGAGGTCATCGAGGAGTCGGAGCGTCGGGCCCCGGGCAAAGCGACATCACCCGCTACCGCTCCGGTGGTCGTCGTCGCGTCCGGGCTCTCCCCCTCCGGCCCGATCCACCTCGGTAACCTCCGCGAGGTCATGACCCCGCACCTCGTCGCCGACGAGATCCGCCGCCGCGGGCACCAGGTCCGGCACCTCATCTCCTGGGACGACTACGACCGCTACCGCAAGGTCCCGAACGGCGTCGACGGCGTCGACGCCTCCTGGGCCGAGCACATCGGCAAGCCGCTCACCTCCGTGCCCGCCCCCAAGGGTTCCGCCCACGCCAACTGGGCCGAGCACTTCAAGGCCGCGATGATCGACGCGCTCGCCGAGCTGGGCGTCGAGTTCGACGGGATCAGCCAGACCGCGCAGTACACCTCCGGCGCGTACCGCGAGCAGATCCTGCACGCGATGAAGCACCGCGGTGACATCGACGCGATCCTCGACCAGTACCGCACGAAGAAGGCCCCGGCCAAGAAGCAGCAGAAGCCGCTGGACGAGGCGGAGATCGAGGCTGCCGAGGGCTCCGGAGCCGCCGCCGAGGACGACGGCAGCAGCGGTTCCGCCGGGTACTTCCCGTACAAGCCCTACTGCGGGCGGTGCGAGAAGGACCTCACCACCGTCACCGCCTACGACGACGACACCACCGAGCTGACCTACACCTGCACCGCCTGCGGCTTCTCCGAGACCGTCGCGCTGAACGAGTTCAACCGCGGCAAGCTCGTCTGGAAGGTCGACTGGCCGATGCGGTGGGCGTACGAGGGGGTTGTCTTCGAGCCCTCCGGTGTCGACCACTCGTCTCCCGGCTCCTCCTTCCAGGTCGGCGGGCAGATCGTCGGGATCTTCGGTGGCAAGCAGCCGATCGGGCCGATGTACGCCTTCGTCGGTATCTCCGGGATGGCGAAGATGTCGTCGTCGAAGGGTGGCGTGCCGACGCCCGCCGACGCGCTGAAGATCATGGAGCCGCAGATCCTGCGCTGGCTCTACGCCCGCCGCCGCCCCAACCAGTCGTTCAAGATCGCCTTCGACCAGGAGATCCAGCGGCTCTACGACGAGTGGGACAAGCTCGACGCGAAGGTGGCGGAGGGAGCTGCCCTTCCGGGCGACGTGGCCGCCCACTCGCGTGCCGTTCGGACCGCCGCCGGTGAGCTGCCCCGTACGCCCCGCCCGATGCCGTACCGGACCCTCGCGTCCGTCGCCGACATCACCGCGGGCGCCGAGGACCAGACCCTGCGCATCCTCAGCGAACTCGACCCGGCCGACCCGCTGTCCGGCCTCGACGAGGTACGGCCGCGGCTCGACAAGGCCGAGGCCTGGATCAACACGCAGGTGCCCGCCGAACAGCGGACCATCGTGCGCGACGAGGCCGACGCCGAACTGCTGAAGTCCCTCGACGAGCAGTCCCAGCAGTCGCTGCGGCTGCTGCTCGACGGGCTCGCCGAGCACTGGTCCCTCGACGGGCTCACGCATCTCGTCTACGGCGTGCCGAAGGTGCAGGCCGGGTTCCCGGCGGACGCCACGCCCAAGGAACTGCCGGCCGAGATCAAGACCGCCCAGCGGTCGTTCTTCGCGCTGCTGTACCACCTGCTCGTCGGGCGTGACACCGGTCCGCGACTGCCCACGCTGCTGCTGGCGGTGGGGCAGGAGCGGGTGCGGGCCCTGCTCGGGGAGTAA
- the argS gene encoding arginine--tRNA ligase has protein sequence MAPVTSLTASVNARLADALASTLPEADGVDPLLRRSDRADYQANGILALAKKAKANPRELATRVVAQVESGEMIKEIEVSGPGFLNITLTDRAITETLAARYADAEGRLGVPFAEHPGTTVIDYAQPNVAKEMHVGHLRSAVIGDAIVQILEFTGENVVRRHHIGDWGTQFGMLIQYLDEHPHELDHKESDDDLQASGEAAMSNLDRLYKTARKLFDSDEEFKTRARRRVVDLQAGDPATLAAWQRFVDESKIYFFSVFDKLDMEIRDADIVGESGYNDMLDETCRLLEESGVAVRSEGALCVFFDDVKGPDGNPVPLIVKKSDGGYGYAATDLSAIRDRVFNLKSDTLIYVVDARQSLHFKMVFETARRAGWLDDDDVKAYQLAFGTVLGKDGKPFKTREGETVRLVDLLDEAIDRATAVVREKAEKVGLTEQEIVENGRYVGIGAVKYADLSTSAVRDYKFDLDQMVSLNGDTSVYLQYAYARIQSILRKAGEASPAAHPELELAPAERALGLHLDQFGETLAEVAQSYEPHKLAAYLFKLATLLTTFYDQCLVLKAESPEQVANRLFLVDLTARTLHQGMALLGIRTPDKL, from the coding sequence ATGGCCCCGGTCACGTCCCTCACCGCCTCCGTCAACGCCCGCCTCGCCGACGCCCTCGCTTCCACCCTCCCGGAAGCCGACGGAGTCGACCCGCTGCTGCGACGCAGCGACCGGGCGGACTACCAGGCGAACGGGATCCTGGCCCTCGCGAAGAAGGCCAAGGCGAACCCCCGGGAGCTGGCCACGCGGGTCGTCGCCCAGGTGGAGTCCGGCGAGATGATCAAGGAGATCGAGGTCTCCGGCCCCGGCTTCCTGAACATCACGCTCACCGACCGCGCGATCACCGAGACCCTCGCGGCCCGGTACGCGGACGCGGAGGGCCGGCTCGGCGTGCCGTTCGCGGAGCACCCGGGTACGACGGTCATCGACTACGCCCAGCCGAACGTGGCGAAGGAGATGCACGTCGGCCACCTCCGCTCCGCCGTGATCGGCGACGCGATCGTCCAGATCCTGGAGTTCACCGGCGAGAACGTGGTCCGCAGGCACCACATCGGCGACTGGGGCACCCAGTTCGGCATGCTCATCCAGTATCTGGACGAGCACCCGCACGAGCTGGACCACAAGGAGTCCGACGACGACCTCCAGGCGTCCGGCGAGGCCGCGATGTCGAACCTGGACCGGCTGTACAAGACGGCCCGCAAGCTCTTCGACTCCGACGAGGAGTTCAAGACGCGGGCCCGCCGCAGGGTCGTGGACCTCCAGGCGGGCGACCCGGCGACGCTGGCCGCCTGGCAGAGGTTCGTGGACGAGTCGAAGATCTACTTCTTCTCGGTCTTCGACAAGCTGGACATGGAGATCCGGGACGCGGACATCGTCGGCGAGTCGGGCTACAACGACATGCTGGACGAGACGTGCCGCCTCCTGGAGGAGTCGGGAGTCGCGGTCCGCTCGGAGGGCGCCCTCTGCGTCTTCTTCGACGACGTCAAGGGCCCGGACGGCAACCCGGTCCCCCTGATCGTCAAGAAGTCGGACGGCGGCTACGGCTACGCGGCGACGGACCTGTCCGCGATCAGGGACCGTGTCTTCAACCTGAAGTCGGACACCCTGATCTACGTCGTGGACGCCCGCCAGTCCCTGCACTTCAAGATGGTCTTCGAGACGGCACGCAGGGCCGGCTGGCTCGACGACGACGATGTGAAGGCGTACCAGCTCGCCTTCGGCACGGTGCTCGGCAAGGACGGCAAGCCGTTCAAGACCCGTGAGGGCGAGACGGTCCGACTGGTCGACCTGTTGGACGAGGCGATCGACCGGGCCACGGCGGTCGTCCGGGAGAAGGCCGAGAAGGTGGGCCTGACCGAGCAGGAGATCGTCGAGAACGGCCGGTACGTCGGCATCGGCGCGGTGAAGTACGCCGACCTGTCGACCTCCGCCGTGCGGGACTACAAGTTCGACCTGGACCAGATGGTCTCGCTGAACGGCGACACGTCCGTGTACCTCCAGTACGCGTACGCCCGTATCCAGTCGATCCTCCGCAAGGCGGGCGAGGCGAGCCCGGCCGCCCACCCGGAGCTCGAACTGGCTCCGGCTGAGCGGGCGTTGGGGCTGCACCTGGACCAGTTCGGCGAGACCCTGGCCGAGGTGGCCCAGTCGTACGAGCCGCACAAGCTGGCCGCGTACCTCTTCAAGCTGGCGACGCTGCTGACGACGTTCTACGACCAGTGCCTGGTCCTGAAGGCCGAGAGCCCGGAGCAGGTGGCGAACCGTCTGTTCCTGGTCGACCTGACGGCCCGCACCCTGCACCAGGGCATGGCACTGCTGGGCATCAGGACGCCCGACAAGCTCTGA